From the Helicobacter pylori genome, one window contains:
- the nikR gene encoding nickel-responsive transcriptional regulator NikR, translated as MDTHHKDDSIIRFSVSLQQNLLDELDNRIIKNGYSSRSELVRDMIREKLVEDNWAEDDPSNEIKIAVLVVIYDHHQRELNQRMIDIQHASGTHVLCTTHIHMDEHNCLETIILQGNSLEIQRLQLEIGGLRGVKFAKLTKASSFEYNE; from the coding sequence ATGGATACACACCACAAAGACGATTCAATCATCCGCTTTTCGGTTTCTTTACAACAAAATTTATTGGACGAATTAGACAACCGCATCATTAAAAACGGCTATTCTTCTCGCTCAGAATTAGTGCGCGACATGATCAGAGAAAAATTAGTAGAAGACAATTGGGCAGAAGATGATCCTAGTAATGAGATCAAGATCGCCGTGCTTGTGGTGATTTATGACCACCACCAAAGGGAATTGAACCAGCGCATGATAGACATTCAGCATGCCAGCGGGACGCATGTTTTATGCACCACGCACATTCATATGGACGAGCATAATTGTTTGGAGACGATCATTTTACAAGGCAATTCGCTTGAAATCCAACGCTTGCAATTAGAAATCGGGGGGCTTAGGGGGGTTAAATTCGCTAAATTGACTAAGGCGTCTAGCTTTGAATACAATGAATAG
- the exbB gene encoding TonB-system energizer ExbB, with translation MGGFSMAMLKDYVDVFVFAVLGVASFLALWFVIERIIFYSKVNLKAYDDIDALNLDLTKNLTILYVIYSNAPYVGLLGTVLGIMVIFYDMGVSGGMDAKTIMVGLSLALKATALGLAVAIPTLIAYNSLLRKSDVLSEKFRIMKK, from the coding sequence ATGGGCGGTTTTTCAATGGCAATGTTGAAAGATTATGTGGACGTGTTTGTTTTTGCGGTGCTTGGCGTGGCGAGTTTTTTAGCTTTGTGGTTTGTGATTGAAAGGATTATTTTTTATTCCAAAGTCAATTTGAAGGCTTATGATGATATAGACGCCCTAAATTTGGATTTAACCAAGAATCTAACCATTCTCTATGTGATTTATTCTAACGCGCCTTATGTGGGCTTATTAGGGACGGTTTTAGGGATCATGGTGATTTTCTATGACATGGGCGTGAGCGGCGGGATGGACGCTAAAACGATCATGGTAGGTTTGTCTTTGGCTTTAAAAGCGACCGCTCTTGGGCTTGCTGTGGCGATCCCCACTTTGATCGCTTATAATAGCTTATTGAGAAAATCCGATGTGTTGAGTGAAAAATTCAGGATCATGAAAAAATGA
- the exbD gene encoding TonB system transport protein ExbD, translated as MKSIRRGDGLNVVPFIDIMLVLLAIVLSISTFIAQGKIKVSLPNAKNAEKSQPNDQKVVVISVDEHDNIFVDDKPTNLEALSAVVKQTDPKTLIDLKSDKSSRFETFISIMDILKEHNHENFSISTQAQ; from the coding sequence ATGAAAAGCATCAGAAGAGGCGATGGGCTGAATGTTGTCCCTTTCATTGATATTATGCTCGTTTTGCTAGCGATTGTGTTAAGCATTTCTACTTTTATCGCGCAAGGTAAGATTAAAGTCAGTCTCCCTAACGCTAAAAACGCAGAAAAATCCCAGCCAAACGATCAAAAAGTGGTGGTCATCTCTGTGGATGAGCATGACAATATTTTCGTAGATGACAAACCGACGAATTTAGAAGCTTTGAGCGCTGTAGTCAAACAAACAGACCCTAAAACCCTTATAGATTTAAAAAGCGACAAAAGCTCTCGTTTTGAAACTTTTATCAGCATTATGGATATTTTAAAAGAGCATAATCATGAAAATTTCTCCATCTCCACGCAAGCTCAGTAA
- a CDS encoding energy transducer TonB codes for MKISPSPRKLSKVSTSVSFLISFALYAIGFGYFLLREDAPEPLAQAGTTKVTMSLASINTNSKVKTNAESAKPKEEPKEKPKKEEPKKEVTKPKPKPKPKPKPKPKPKPEPKPKPKPEPKPEPKVEEPKKEEPKEEPKKEEAKEEAKEKNAPKQVTTKDIVKEKDKQEESNKTSEGATSEAQAYNPGVSNEFLMKIQTAISSKNRYPKMAQIRGIEGEVLVSFTINADGSVTDIKVVKSNTTDILNHAALEAIKSAAYLFPKPDETVHLKIPIAYSLKED; via the coding sequence ATGAAAATTTCTCCATCTCCACGCAAGCTCAGTAAAGTTTCAACGAGTGTTAGCTTTTTAATCTCTTTTGCCCTATACGCTATAGGGTTTGGCTATTTTTTACTGCGCGAAGACGCCCCAGAGCCTTTAGCGCAAGCTGGGACCACTAAGGTTACCATGAGTTTAGCCAGCATTAACACCAATTCTAAAGTGAAGACGAATGCCGAATCCGCTAAACCCAAAGAAGAGCCTAAAGAAAAACCCAAGAAAGAAGAGCCAAAAAAAGAAGTAACAAAGCCTAAACCTAAACCCAAACCCAAACCCAAACCTAAGCCTAAACCCAAACCTGAGCCAAAACCCAAGCCAAAACCAGAGCCAAAACCTGAACCTAAAGTTGAAGAACCTAAGAAAGAAGAGCCTAAAGAAGAACCCAAGAAAGAAGAAGCTAAAGAGGAAGCTAAAGAAAAGAACGCTCCTAAACAAGTAACGACTAAAGATATAGTCAAAGAAAAAGACAAACAAGAAGAATCCAACAAAACCTCTGAGGGTGCAACTTCTGAAGCTCAAGCGTATAACCCAGGGGTGAGCAACGAATTTTTAATGAAGATCCAAACCGCTATTTCTTCTAAGAACCGCTACCCCAAAATGGCGCAAATTAGGGGCATTGAGGGCGAAGTGTTAGTGAGCTTTACAATCAATGCTGATGGGAGCGTTACAGACATTAAAGTCGTCAAAAGCAACACGACAGATATTTTAAACCATGCGGCTTTAGAGGCCATTAAGAGCGCGGCGTATTTGTTCCCTAAACCAGACGAAACCGTGCATCTAAAAATCCCTATCGCTTATAGCTTGAAAGAAGACTGA
- a CDS encoding SabA family sialic acid-binding adhesin, producing MKTKKSLLLSLSLMASLSRAEDDGFYMSVGYQIGEAVQQVKNTGALQNLADRYDNLSNLLNQYNYLNSLVNLASTPSAITSAIDNLSSSAINLTSATTTSPAYQAVALALNAAVGMWQVIAFGISCGPGPNLGPEHLENGGVRSFDNTPNYSYNTGSGTTTTTCNGASNVGPNGILSSSEYQVLNTAYQTIQTALNQNQGGGMPALNGSKNMVVNINQTFTRNPTTEYTYPDGNGNYYSGGTPLPIQLKISSVNDAENLLQQAATIINVLTTQNPHVNGGGGAWGFGGKTGNVMDIFGPSFNAINEMIKNAQAVLEKTKQLNANENTQITQPDNFNPYTSKDKGFAQEMLNRANAQAEILNLAKQVADNFHSIQGPIQQDLEECTAGSAGVINDNTYGSGCAFVKETLNSLEQHTAYYGNQVNQDRALSQTILNFKEALNTLGKDSTAINSGISNLPNAKSLQNMTHSTQNPNSPEGLLTYSLNADKYSQLQTTVQELGKNPFRRFGMISSQTNNGAMNGIGVQAGYKQFFGKKRNWGLRYYGFFDYNHAFIKSSFFNSASDVWTYGVGMDALYNFINDKNTNFLGKNNKLSVGLFGGFALAGTSWLNSEFVNLNMVGNIYSAKMNVANFQFLFNLGLRMNLARPKKKDSDHAAQHGMELGVKIPTINTDYYSFMGAELKYRRLYSVYLNYVFAY from the coding sequence ATGAAAACCAAAAAATCCCTCTTACTCTCTCTTTCTCTCATGGCTTCATTATCAAGGGCTGAAGACGACGGATTTTACATGAGCGTGGGCTATCAGATCGGTGAAGCGGTTCAACAAGTGAAAAACACGGGAGCACTACAAAATCTTGCGGACAGATACGATAACTTGAGCAACCTTTTAAACCAATACAATTACCTTAACTCCTTAGTCAATCTAGCCAGCACACCCAGTGCGATCACAAGCGCGATTGACAATTTAAGCTCAAGCGCGATCAACCTCACTAGCGCTACCACCACTTCCCCCGCCTATCAAGCTGTGGCTTTAGCGCTCAACGCCGCTGTGGGCATGTGGCAAGTCATAGCCTTTGGGATCAGCTGCGGCCCTGGCCCCAATCTTGGCCCAGAACATTTAGAAAATGGGGGCGTTCGATCGTTTGACAACACGCCAAACTACAGCTACAACACCGGTAGCGGAACGACCACCACCACTTGTAATGGGGCTAGTAATGTAGGGCCCAATGGTATTCTATCTAGCAGTGAATACCAGGTTCTCAATACCGCTTATCAAACCATTCAAACCGCTTTAAACCAAAACCAAGGGGGCGGAATGCCTGCCTTGAACGGCTCTAAAAATATGGTAGTCAATATCAATCAGACTTTCACAAGAAACCCTACAACAGAATACACTTACCCCGATGGGAATGGCAATTATTATTCAGGCGGGACTCCACTCCCAATCCAGCTAAAGATTAGCAGCGTCAATGACGCTGAAAACCTTTTACAGCAAGCCGCTACTATCATCAATGTCCTTACCACCCAAAACCCGCATGTGAATGGTGGCGGTGGGGCATGGGGTTTTGGCGGCAAGACCGGGAATGTGATGGATATTTTTGGCCCTTCTTTTAACGCTATTAACGAGATGATCAAAAACGCTCAAGCCGTTTTAGAAAAAACCAAACAGCTCAACGCTAATGAAAATACCCAAATCACGCAACCAGACAATTTCAACCCCTACACTTCTAAAGACAAAGGGTTCGCTCAAGAAATGCTCAATAGAGCTAACGCTCAAGCAGAGATTTTAAATTTAGCTAAGCAAGTTGCGGACAATTTCCATAGCATTCAAGGGCCTATCCAACAAGATCTAGAAGAATGCACCGCAGGATCAGCTGGCGTGATTAACGACAACACTTATGGTTCAGGTTGCGCGTTTGTGAAAGAAACTTTAAACTCTTTGGAGCAACACACCGCTTATTATGGCAACCAGGTCAATCAGGATAGGGCTTTATCTCAAACCATTTTGAATTTTAAAGAAGCCCTTAACACTTTAGGGAAAGATTCTACAGCAATCAATAGCGGTATTTCTAATTTGCCTAACGCTAAATCTCTTCAAAACATGACGCACTCCACTCAAAACCCTAATTCCCCAGAAGGTTTGCTCACTTATTCTTTAAATGCAGACAAATACAGCCAACTCCAAACCACCGTGCAAGAATTAGGCAAAAACCCTTTCAGGCGCTTTGGCATGATCAGTTCTCAAACCAATAACGGGGCGATGAATGGGATCGGCGTGCAAGCGGGTTATAAGCAATTCTTTGGCAAAAAAAGGAATTGGGGGTTAAGGTATTATGGTTTCTTTGATTACAACCATGCGTTCATTAAATCTAGCTTTTTCAACTCGGCTTCTGACGTGTGGACTTATGGAGTGGGTATGGACGCTCTTTATAACTTTATCAACGATAAAAACACCAACTTTTTAGGCAAGAATAACAAACTCTCCGTGGGGCTTTTTGGTGGTTTCGCACTAGCCGGGACTTCGTGGCTTAATTCTGAATTCGTGAATTTGAACATGGTGGGCAATATCTATAGCGCTAAGATGAATGTGGCTAATTTCCAATTTTTATTCAATTTAGGCTTGAGAATGAACCTCGCTAGGCCTAAGAAAAAAGACAGCGATCATGCCGCTCAGCATGGCATGGAATTGGGCGTGAAAATCCCTACCATTAACACAGATTATTACTCTTTCATGGGGGCTGAACTCAAATACAGAAGGCTCTATAGCGTGTATCTCAATTATGTGTTTGCGTATTGA
- a CDS encoding TerC family protein, translating to MEFLSSLLDALSTPHGIVSLATLTLLEIVLGIDNIIFITVMVYKLPKHQQNKAMILGLGLAMIARIGLLGSLFFISHLQKPLFVIAGMSFSWRDVVLLLGGAFLAFKALVELKEQIYPKEKHQEKAFGFFITLIEIMFLDIVFSLDSVITAIGIAKHLEVMALAIVLSVIVMMFFSKIVGDFIERHYRIKTLAFVFLLVVGVILFLEGLHLHVDKNYLYAGIGFALLIECLNIFIEKKMKKN from the coding sequence ATGGAATTTTTATCCTCACTCTTAGACGCTCTTTCTACACCGCATGGCATAGTCTCCTTGGCTACGCTCACGCTTTTAGAGATCGTTTTAGGGATTGATAACATCATTTTTATCACGGTGATGGTTTATAAACTCCCCAAACACCAGCAAAATAAGGCCATGATTTTAGGCTTGGGATTAGCCATGATCGCTCGTATAGGGCTTTTAGGGAGCTTGTTTTTCATCAGCCATTTGCAAAAACCTTTATTCGTTATAGCGGGCATGAGCTTTTCATGGCGTGATGTGGTGCTGCTTTTAGGGGGGGCGTTTTTGGCTTTTAAGGCGTTAGTGGAATTAAAAGAGCAGATCTATCCTAAAGAAAAACACCAAGAAAAAGCGTTTGGCTTTTTCATCACTTTAATAGAAATCATGTTTTTAGACATTGTTTTTTCTTTGGACTCCGTGATCACGGCTATTGGGATCGCTAAACACTTAGAAGTCATGGCGCTTGCTATCGTTTTATCTGTAATCGTGATGATGTTTTTTTCCAAAATCGTTGGCGATTTTATTGAAAGGCATTATCGCATCAAGACTTTAGCCTTTGTGTTTTTGCTCGTTGTGGGCGTGATCTTGTTTTTAGAGGGCTTGCATTTGCATGTTGATAAAAATTATTTGTATGCGGGTATCGGTTTTGCCTTGCTCATAGAATGCTTGAACATTTTCATAGAAAAGAAAATGAAAAAAAATTAA
- the corA gene encoding magnesium/cobalt transporter CorA produces the protein MVNVFFKQQKFVIKKRFNDFNGFDIEENEVLWFELINPTPNELATLSQEYAIHYNTDHSQRVSSVTKYWEDSSSVTINAFFTNQDENETFHTEMATFILSNNILFTIYYGTLEIFDSIQKKVLASPKKFEDGFDILTKIFEVYFEKGVECLEWINKQTSLLRKNIIFKETSTHDDILVRLSNLQEFNVALRDSFFDKRRIITALLRSNKVDSDTKNNLNIILTDFSSLVESTTVNLNSLDNIQNLFASQVNVEQNKIIKLFTVATMAMMPPTLIGTIYGMNFKFMPELEWQYGYLFALIVMAISTILPVIYFKKKGWL, from the coding sequence ATGGTGAATGTGTTTTTCAAACAGCAAAAATTTGTCATTAAAAAACGCTTTAATGATTTTAATGGTTTTGATATAGAAGAAAATGAAGTTTTATGGTTTGAGTTAATCAACCCTACGCCCAATGAATTAGCCACTCTAAGCCAAGAATACGCTATCCACTACAACACGGATCATTCCCAACGAGTCTCATCAGTTACCAAATACTGGGAAGACAGCTCTAGCGTTACGATCAATGCTTTTTTCACCAACCAGGATGAAAATGAGACTTTCCACACGGAAATGGCGACCTTTATTTTGTCCAATAACATTCTTTTCACGATTTATTACGGGACTTTAGAAATCTTTGATTCTATCCAAAAAAAGGTTTTGGCTAGCCCTAAAAAATTTGAAGACGGGTTTGATATTCTAACCAAAATCTTTGAAGTGTATTTTGAAAAAGGGGTGGAATGTTTGGAGTGGATCAACAAACAAACGAGTTTGTTGCGTAAAAACATCATTTTTAAGGAAACTTCTACGCATGATGATATTTTAGTGCGCTTGTCCAATTTGCAAGAATTTAATGTGGCTTTAAGGGATTCTTTTTTTGACAAACGGCGCATTATCACCGCTTTATTAAGGAGCAATAAAGTGGATAGCGATACTAAAAATAATTTAAATATCATTTTAACCGATTTTAGCTCGTTAGTGGAGTCTACGACGGTCAATCTCAACTCGCTTGATAACATTCAAAACCTGTTCGCTTCTCAAGTGAATGTGGAGCAAAATAAAATCATCAAGCTCTTCACTGTGGCGACCATGGCGATGATGCCCCCCACTTTGATCGGCACGATTTATGGCATGAATTTTAAATTCATGCCGGAGTTAGAATGGCAATACGGGTATCTTTTCGCGCTGATTGTCATGGCGATTTCTACGATCCTCCCAGTGATTTATTTCAAAAAGAAAGGCTGGTTGTAG
- a CDS encoding phosphoglycerate kinase — MLAKMSFMQNVKNIQEVDVNHKRVLIRVDFNVPLDENLNITDDTRIRESLPTIQFCIDNKAKDIILVSHLGRPKGVEEKLSLKPFLKRLERLLNHEVVFSQNIAQLKQALNENAPTRIFLLENIRFLKGEEENDENLAKDLASLCDVFVNDAFGTSHRKHASTYGTAKFAPIKVSGFLLKKEIDSFYQAFNHPLRPLLLIVGGAKVSSKLTLLKNILDLIDKLIIAGAMSNTFLKALGYDVQDSSVEDALINDALELLQSAKEKKVKVYLPIDAVTTDDILNPKHIKISPVQDIEPKHKIADIGPASLKLFSEVIESAPTILWNGPLGVHEKQEFARGTTFLAHKIANTYAFSLVGGGDTIDAINRAGEKDNMSFISTGGGASLELLEGKILPCFEVLDKRH, encoded by the coding sequence ATGTTAGCTAAAATGTCGTTTATGCAAAACGTTAAAAACATTCAAGAGGTGGATGTCAATCATAAAAGGGTGCTTATTAGAGTGGATTTTAATGTGCCTTTAGATGAAAATTTGAATATCACTGATGACACGCGCATCAGAGAGAGCTTGCCTACCATCCAATTTTGTATTGACAATAAGGCTAAAGACATTATTTTAGTGAGCCATTTGGGCCGCCCTAAAGGGGTTGAAGAAAAATTGAGCTTGAAGCCCTTTTTAAAACGCCTTGAAAGACTCTTAAATCATGAAGTGGTTTTTTCTCAAAATATCGCACAACTCAAACAAGCCCTAAACGAAAACGCCCCCACAAGGATTTTTCTTTTAGAAAATATCCGCTTTTTAAAAGGCGAAGAAGAAAATGATGAAAATTTGGCTAAAGATTTAGCGAGCTTGTGCGATGTGTTTGTGAATGACGCTTTTGGCACGAGCCACAGAAAGCATGCCAGCACTTATGGCACCGCCAAATTCGCTCCCATAAAAGTGAGCGGGTTTTTACTCAAAAAAGAAATTGATTCGTTTTATCAAGCGTTTAACCACCCTTTACGCCCTTTATTGTTGATTGTGGGGGGGGCTAAGGTCAGCTCCAAACTCACCTTATTAAAAAACATTTTAGATCTCATTGACAAGCTCATCATTGCCGGGGCGATGAGCAACACCTTCTTAAAAGCCTTAGGCTATGATGTGCAGGATTCTTCTGTGGAAGACGCCCTAATCAATGACGCCCTAGAGTTATTGCAAAGCGCGAAAGAAAAAAAAGTCAAAGTCTATTTGCCCATAGACGCCGTAACCACTGATGATATTCTCAACCCCAAACACATTAAAATTTCACCCGTCCAAGACATTGAGCCTAAGCACAAGATCGCTGATATAGGGCCTGCGAGCCTGAAATTATTTTCTGAAGTCATAGAGAGCGCGCCCACGATCCTATGGAATGGCCCCTTAGGCGTGCATGAAAAACAAGAATTCGCCAGAGGCACAACCTTTTTAGCCCACAAAATCGCTAACACTTACGCTTTCTCGCTCGTTGGTGGGGGCGATACCATTGATGCGATCAATCGCGCGGGCGAAAAGGATAACATGAGTTTCATTTCTACCGGTGGGGGAGCGAGTTTGGAATTGTTAGAGGGCAAAATTTTACCTTGTTTTGAGGTTTTGGATAAACGCCATTAA
- the gap gene encoding type I glyceraldehyde-3-phosphate dehydrogenase, protein MPIRIAINGTGRIGLCAIRVASQRKDVEIVAINSTAELETLLHLIRHDSVHGHFEAKLNANRTLNIGHSKNILVLSERDINKLDFSVANAEIIIECTGKFNSLEASSAHLKNSVKKVIISAPAQNAPTFVYGVNHTNYHNESVISNASCTTNATAPLLKILDEAFKVENALLTTIHSYTNDQNLLDTKHKDIRRARAAGLNLIPTSTGVSKAISLVLPHLGPKVTGLAIRVPTPNVSLVDLSLSFKKVVSKASVHHALKDASKHAFKGIVSVDEERLVSSDFISSPFSAIVIGDQIMTIGEKNAKVLAWYDNEMGYSERLIDMAQYIAQN, encoded by the coding sequence ATGCCAATTAGAATCGCTATCAATGGGACCGGGCGCATCGGTTTGTGCGCTATAAGAGTCGCCAGTCAAAGAAAAGACGTGGAAATCGTAGCCATCAATTCTACCGCTGAATTAGAAACTCTTTTGCATTTGATACGCCATGATAGCGTGCATGGGCATTTTGAAGCCAAACTGAATGCCAATAGAACTTTAAATATCGGGCATAGTAAAAATATTTTAGTGTTGAGCGAGCGAGACATTAACAAGCTTGATTTTTCTGTCGCTAACGCAGAAATCATCATAGAATGCACGGGGAAATTCAATTCCCTAGAAGCTTCAAGTGCTCATCTTAAAAACAGCGTGAAAAAAGTCATCATCTCCGCCCCCGCGCAAAACGCCCCTACTTTTGTCTATGGGGTGAATCACACTAATTACCATAACGAAAGCGTGATTTCTAACGCCTCTTGCACGACTAACGCTACCGCTCCTTTATTAAAAATCTTAGATGAAGCCTTTAAAGTAGAAAACGCGCTTTTAACCACCATCCACAGCTACACTAACGATCAAAACCTTTTAGACACCAAGCACAAAGACATCCGCCGCGCTAGAGCGGCTGGTTTAAATCTTATCCCCACAAGCACCGGCGTGAGCAAAGCCATTTCGCTAGTCTTACCGCATTTAGGCCCTAAAGTTACAGGCCTTGCGATTAGAGTGCCTACCCCTAATGTGAGCTTGGTGGATCTGTCTTTAAGTTTTAAAAAAGTTGTGAGTAAAGCAAGCGTTCATCATGCGCTTAAAGACGCCAGTAAGCATGCCTTTAAAGGGATTGTAAGCGTTGATGAAGAAAGGCTCGTTTCAAGCGATTTTATTTCTTCGCCTTTTAGCGCGATTGTGATTGGTGATCAAATCATGACAATAGGCGAAAAAAATGCTAAAGTATTGGCATGGTATGATAATGAAATGGGTTATAGCGAGCGCTTGATAGACATGGCGCAATATATAGCGCAAAATTAA
- the ung gene encoding uracil-DNA glycosylase, which translates to MKLFDYAPLSLAWREFLQSEFKKPYFLEIEKRYLEALKSPKTIFPKSSNLFYALNLTPPSAVKIILLGQDPYHSTYLENEQELPVAMGLSFSVEKNAPIPPSLRNIFKELHANLGVPVPCCGDLSAWAKRGMLLLNAILSVEKNQAASHKHIGWEAFSDRILIRLFETISPLIVVLLGKVAQKKIALIPKNKHIIITAPHPSPLSRGFLGSGVFTSVQKAYREVYRKDFDFSL; encoded by the coding sequence ATGAAGCTTTTTGACTACGCTCCTTTGAGTTTGGCTTGGCGGGAGTTTTTGCAAAGCGAATTTAAAAAGCCTTATTTTTTAGAAATAGAAAAACGCTACTTAGAAGCCCTAAAAAGCCCTAAAACCATTTTCCCTAAAAGCTCTAATCTGTTTTATGCGCTCAATCTAACGCCCCCTAGCGCGGTTAAAATCATCCTTTTAGGGCAAGACCCCTACCATTCCACCTACCTAGAAAATGAACAAGAATTGCCGGTGGCGATGGGGTTGAGCTTTAGCGTGGAAAAAAACGCCCCCATCCCTCCAAGTTTAAGGAATATTTTTAAAGAATTGCATGCGAATTTGGGCGTGCCTGTGCCTTGTTGTGGGGATTTGAGCGCATGGGCTAAAAGGGGCATGCTGTTATTGAACGCCATTTTAAGCGTGGAAAAAAACCAAGCCGCTTCGCACAAGCATATTGGTTGGGAAGCTTTTAGCGATAGGATACTGATTCGCCTTTTTGAAACGATCTCCCCTTTAATCGTGGTGTTATTAGGGAAAGTCGCCCAAAAAAAGATCGCGCTAATCCCTAAAAACAAACACATCATCATCACAGCCCCTCACCCTAGCCCATTATCTAGGGGGTTTTTAGGGAGTGGGGTTTTTACAAGCGTTCAAAAAGCTTATAGAGAGGTTTATCGCAAGGATTTTGATTTTAGTTTGTGA
- a CDS encoding 1-acyl-sn-glycerol-3-phosphate acyltransferase → MKSNKKSNHLRAIYRALVIAIGLAVIIVFNYFNRKNNNARSSRRACSCFFPLTGVNLEKIGSFDTGAKLIVLNHQSLLDIIYLEAYHPSNICWIAKKELGEIPFYGHALTDTGMILIDREDKKGIVSLLKACKEKLDQNRPLVIFPEGTRGKGGEKFLPFKQGAKIIAEKFQLKIQPMVLINSIKIFNSKPLEAYKARTRLVMLESYTPDFNSPTWYEELEERMQKEYLKHYHELNA, encoded by the coding sequence ATGAAGTCAAATAAAAAGTCCAATCATTTAAGAGCGATTTATAGAGCTTTAGTGATCGCTATAGGCTTAGCCGTTATCATTGTTTTCAATTATTTCAACCGCAAAAACAATAACGCCCGCTCCAGCCGTAGGGCTTGTTCGTGTTTTTTTCCTCTCACCGGGGTTAATTTAGAAAAAATAGGTTCCTTTGACACGGGCGCTAAACTCATTGTCTTAAACCACCAAAGCCTATTAGATATTATTTATTTAGAAGCCTACCACCCCAGTAATATTTGTTGGATCGCTAAAAAAGAGCTGGGCGAAATCCCCTTTTATGGGCATGCCTTAACGGATACCGGAATGATTTTAATTGACAGAGAGGATAAAAAGGGGATTGTGAGCCTTTTAAAAGCATGTAAAGAAAAGCTAGATCAAAACCGCCCCTTAGTGATTTTCCCTGAAGGCACTAGAGGCAAAGGAGGAGAAAAATTCCTCCCTTTCAAGCAAGGGGCTAAAATCATCGCTGAAAAATTCCAGCTCAAAATCCAGCCCATGGTGTTAATCAATTCCATTAAAATCTTTAATTCCAAGCCCCTAGAAGCCTATAAAGCGCGCACCCGTTTGGTCATGCTAGAAAGCTATACGCCTGATTTTAACTCGCCCACCTGGTATGAAGAATTAGAAGAACGCATGCAAAAAGAATATTTAAAACACTACCACGAACTAAACGCATGA